The segment AATTTCGCAGGTGTTTTAAAAAGCCACGATTGGGTGAAATCCATCGATGTTCCTTCACTGTTTTGATGGCTTCAATCAATGGCAGGTGGTGATTTATCATGAGATATGCTAGGACTAGAGATGCTGACCTGCTTACTCCAACTGCACAATGTACCAAAATTTTAGCtagttaaaaaaaggaagaaaggcaaaTTATAAGCATAAAAGAGGAGCAGTATGGTGGATgaagttttaaactaaaagagaaggCAACCCTGTCCTGCCTTGTCCAGTTTGGTCATGATAACACagtaaacaatttattttttaccctTCCAATAGACtacatgaatcatagaatagaatcataaaatcatagaatcattaaggttggataagaccactaagatcatctagtccaaacagATGAACTGCTAGCAGATAAGTCTAATTTGCAGTTGTTTCATTCACTTGCATGAGCAGTGCTATGTGGTTACAATCTGATTTCAGAAACACTggtaagttaaaaaaaaaaagacgaagCAATGACGTTGTTCTATTGTGAGCAAGAGCAAAGCCAGACCCAGTGCTTTCAGAAGGGTTTACTTAGGTGAAGAAGAATGCTGCAGTCTGGCCTGAAAGGTTGGCACTAACACATCAGCCGCCAAGAAAGATGACTGGCCTATCACCATTACATAATAAGGTAATTTGTTGTagctgtgtttctcttttgaagGCAGAACATGTGAGACAGACTGAAAGAGCTCCATTAATGCCAGTTTACTCATACTAAGGAGCGGTCTTTTATGTAATACGTGCTAATTAGTGTTTTATAGCACCAGTGCCAAGACACTCAGTCTCCTGTGCAACACGCTGTAGATTCCCTTGGGTAAAGGTGAATCTCCTCCCCAGGGGTGCAGCCCCGTGGGCCCTGTTCTCACAGGAAGCTCATCCACAGTGTGTGGGCCTCTTCACATAGGTGGTGGCTGGAGAAATCAAGACTTTCATCTCCCTGTTCATTTgctatgaaaaatacatttgccaTGAGAGAGTGTCAGAAGACTAGGCCAGGCAAGactgcttccatgtcagatatatgttttttcttctccttgatTGAACAGGGATCCCTCCTgatatttctctctctgttctgaCTCCTATCCATTCTACCTGCCTCTCTCAGCCACTGCTCATACTTTTCCTCACATCAACTTTTCACCATCTTCCTTGCTGTTTTGGGGCCAAGCTGGAGCTATCCACATGCACAGTACAGCTTCCCCTCCCCGCACCACTCAGGTACTGGCAGCTGGCAGTAGGCTGCATACTGATCTGTCCAACACTGAGCTTGTGGGCCTGACTGGTTACAAGAGGCTGCATACACATACAACTGTGAACAATGGTCATTCCATACCTCCTGGTGTGTTCAGGGCTTTGTGGATAAATTCTGCCGCAGAGAAAAAGAACTGGCTTATATCAAAGCTGGGGAGGTCATGTGCTGGCACACCATAATAATCAATGGTAGCTCCATAGAAGTCCTGGCCTCCATGGCTGTACACTGTGCCGTGGGCAGCATTTAAAACATGGGTAACACCCATCTTCCACAAAACAAATCTGTTGTGAGCTGTTACTCTAAGAGGAAGACCAACATAAACAAATTAAGATTGAGACAGAGATACTCACAGGGCAGGAAAAGCACAGCGATTGCATCTCTCAGGCCATGTACTCAACATAAGCCAGTGCATTGTTTCCAAGGAATAAGTGAGAACCAAGTACCAAATTAGTCATAAAACTATCTCAGAAACTCTGCTGTCTGCACTGTAAATGACATCAGTCAGCAAAAACTATGAGCTGCCTAATGCCTCATTGATAAGGGACACTAATAGGCTGAAGAAACATAATGTACAGCAATGGCATTAAAGCTCAGTCATTCTGTGCAGCTGTACTTACAGGTCTCCCAAGAAGAGATTAGGCCACACTTCATCGACGTGGTTACAAGAGGGCCGCCCAGTGttcaggagctgctccagctccttaAGTGAGGGGATATCCCCCATGCATGTCCCAGGCCCTGGGGAGCCCGAGGGACCCAATACTTCCTCCCCGGACATGTGAGAGCTGAGGAAAAgacctgctcccagcagctggaagcagcGTGCTGGGCACTGGAGTGgtgccagcagccacagcagtcACGGGGCAGCGGGGTGATGGGCTGGAGCAGGTGCTGACAGCAGGTCCTGCCACTGTCCTACACAGTGACATCCTCGAGCCCCctccccagggctggctgtCTTGCTGCACCTAATTGTGCCTTGCTGGTTCCAGTCTGCTCCCTGCAGTTTGTCCCCCCAGACCTACAGCCCCCAGCCCATAGGATGTCATGATGGTCCTTAGTGGTGTCCCTAATGCAGTAGTGGCAGCCAGTGAGATCTGACCATTCATCATACAGCCATAAAAATCCTGATAAAGGAAAAATGCGAACCTGTTTGGTGCAAGATGCAGGGCAACTATCTCACAGTAACTCAGAGGTACTTAAAAGTAGAGCTGCTATACTGCTATAGCTGATATATATATCAGAATAAACCACAGGTTCTACCCATACAGTCACTAGCAGACTAAACAGCAAATAGATTATGAGGTCTTGCCTATCACCAATAATCAAGAGAAGTTTATTTCTTGAATCTACTGATTTTTCACCAAATAGAAGAACATGAGCCTAGCTGTACGTTATACATCTATTCCTCTCTACTGCAGTTACTGCTTCCTCCAGTACATTACTACAATACACCTGCTCTCTTCCTCTGTtgaagagagagcagagaaTTTAAATGTAATGGTTGTCAGATGAAACTTGTAATCTGCTGGATTAGTTTATATGGGAAGGTCTGGTAGTTCATCGTGCTGGATTATTGGTGGGTCCTTACCAGTATGCTAGTGCTGTGCTCCTGGCCTGCAGGCTTCCCAAAACTCAGTGATGGAGGTTCTGGCAAAACGCATGAAGTGCTGATGCTCTTCCTGTGTAAGCCTGGCAGCAGGCATGCAgagtgcagctcctctgctAAGGGAGCCCAGAAGAGAAGGCAGTCATGGAGCAGAAGCTCACTGTTGATATCTGCTGTAGAAAAGAGGTTCTGAATGCACATGAGCCCTTGATCAAGCCTGAAACACCTTGATTCTGCTTGTATTGGTTTGCTGTGAGGGAGAGaggatttattttactttactgaaagactgagaaaaaaaaattaaaaaaaaactacagaaagcATGAACTTATTTTTGACCTAGGTTTTGGTAGGATTTTCCTTCCAGATGTAATGCTTTGCCTAGGTAGCTTTGGTTTTCCTCAGCTTTACTTCCTTTGTGGTCCTTTTAAAGCTACTCAGGATGGATGTAAAAAGCAACAAGCATAATGACTCTCAATAAGGGAGAAGCTAGCTTTCTCTACAGCAGGGGCTTTCCAAGGTACCAAGAATTCAGATGTTCTCCTGACTGTTAGGACAGCGGACAACTCTAGGCCAAACATGTGCAATTATGTGTGATGGTAAAAATAGCTGCTGTGTCAGCTGAAGTTAATGCATGATTAGCAGCACAGGACAGAAGGCATTCTTTAAATTGGTGGACTATGCCTTTGTGATTACTTTGTAGGTAGTGCTTGGTGCAGTGATCCAGTTCAAACGTCCCCTAGCTAATAATGTAAGAGGTGGCAACCATGTAAACAGCCAGGGAGTGCTGTACTAGCATGCAGCGTGGCATTGCCGGGAAAATGTGTGTTGGTCAAAACCAGGGTGCTCATGGATGCTCTTCTATTTAAAGTGTTTCTATCAACCCCACCTGATGCCAGTCTGTGACAACTTTGTCTCTCTCATGAAAACTGGTATCAAAATCTTTTCACCTattctgaaaggagaaaatgttttatagtGAAAATGCACCAGCACAGAAGCTCAGTTAGCATAAGCAAACCTGGTTGTATAGATACACTCACCTCCACCTTCAAAAGATCTACTCATCTCACTCTGCCTGCTTTCAGGATTTGTGTTTTGGGATGGTTAACTGTTGAAGAAGACTTCAACTAATTGAATTCTGGTATGTTTAGTTCAATATTAAGTGAGGCAGGATTTTCCAGTGTTCTACAACACTAATGTGCGTGTAATCCATGGCACAATGTTGTCTGCTTTAGCACATAGTGTTCACTCTCTTGGTTTTTGCCCTGACAAGTTCTTCTtgccttaaaaaataatttgatttcttcttaGCAGTTCAgcccatttttcttccatgatgAGAGTAAGaaagttaaacagaaaatagatgCTTGAAAGTTCACACAACTGATCTGAGTGTGTTTCAACACACATGCTAAGATCACAAACACAATATGGTAAGACCTGGTCGGTACAGAGAAGAGAtcaccaaaaagaaagaaaaaaaagtgatgtagATCAAGTAGCCCTTCTAGCTAAAGATCCTCCCTTACCATGTTGTATTATTTCCTGGAGGGGGATTTTCATAAGCAATTCATTCTCTCTTCATGTGaggctttccttttctgcataTGGTCTTAAGATTTATTGGAGATtgattatttcaaattattgaATGTGAACATTATTATTTAATGACAAAGgctgtttcaaaagaaaaaaacatgttacATTCACACATATATTTCCTTTCCTATATAACAAATTGCAATTGGAACTAGTTGggaaatttcaattaaaaattcctttcttttttgtgatTAACTATCAGCCTTAATATTGGATCAATGTAACTGTGTAAATTGAATAAATAGTTTTCAATCTGAAGATGAACCCAGTGTAATTAAATATTCTAAAGATTTTTTCTTGGCAATGTGcagtagtttttaaaatgtcaataGCGTATCGCTTGGCGTAAATTCTCAGTCTGACATGTCAGCATTGGCACTGCCTGTCAAACTGAGATCAACATAGCATGCGGTGACATGACTCACAGTGATAGAATGAGGTTTATTGGAAATTTTGGCTAAATAAAGCACGTATCTAGATAATTCGCTCCTTTAAGAAGCATCAAGTGCTAGCAAGGAAAAGtagttttcagttttgaagtGTAGTGGCTCAACAGCTATTACATCTCCACTTTAATTCAAGAGCTCTAAGTCCTAAATTGTGCTCTTTATCACTTTTCTGTGTAAGCTAATTCAGACATTTTGGAAATATCTGTTAGGCAATGAAactcagtggaagaaaaatggcaCTGGCAGGGACAACTTCAGATAGATGCGGCGGGGctctctcctgtgctgcagttgCCACACTGCTGATGCAGACCAGGCCAGCATCCAGGCACAGGGGTAATCCCAGCAAGTACATCTCTCTCTTCAACTTTTATGGCCGACACAGAGCTCTTGACCAGGAACTTACTGCATGAACATCTGTTGCTGATATAACATACTTTAGGTCCTGTATACttcatatatatgtacacacagaGACCATTTTCCAACCTGGACTTTAAAGCCTGGAGTCTGAATTCAGGGAGTTGCATGACTGTAGGTTCATGCTGGTCTTGTGATCAACAGTGTAGGGAACTGGGATAAAAAGCTTTTGGCTTctactttttgctttcttattgcAAATGATCTGGTGGATTTtcaacttattttttcatttgtagctTAAACCAGTCTGTCAGAtacaagcagaagaggaaatgtcTGTAGATTGTACGATGGCATCTGGAAGTGTGCAAGGAGTTTTAATTGGCAGTtggtgaagaaagaaaattactgcagaaaaagaaatgaattgaCGTTGCAGAGAAGCATAAAGTCTTACCTTAACTTACCCTCCTTCCACTTCTATAACCTTGTTTTCCTTGTCAGATGACTGCCAGCAATTTTGAATACACATTGAATGTGGGTGTGGAGTAAGCAAAATTGCTTATTAACAGCTTATCTTCAGGTCCATTGcattttttgcttatttctcagGTCATACCTTTCTGCTCTACAGTTTGTCACCAGCATGTTTGGACTTCTCAGGTTTTCATCTGGTGCACGTGAAGGGAAGGCGACCATTGTGAGGACTGAAACAGCACTTCAttcctgtgctgcctgcagaggcAACCAGATCTTGGCAAAGAAAGTGGGAGGTCACCTCTAACTCCTGCACTTATTTGGGAAGCTACAGATTGTTTGGtgtaaaatataaaagctgtgtggaacaggctgctcagagaagcacCTTCAAACCAGCACTGGGGCACATAATAATGATCTGCAGCAGTGGTTTCTATTCTGCCTGTCCAGTGCTTCAGCTATTTAAAACGGATGCATTCCATTACAACTGAGTGTACAGTCCTGGGCAGCTGCATCAGACTGCCCATTGACTCATCAACTCGATGTAGTTTtgaagcattttgaaatgcaaattttcctttgtttcactGTAGTTGCACGTGCATCAGGATTGCGAAAGAtccctttttcctctgcagaaagagaacaagacTAAATTCTCTGAAAGGCTTAACTCACTAACATAATGGAGTGACACTGGCACcagtgttttttatttcaaaggaagcaACAATCTGGGAGACTTCTATGGGACCTCATTGTAATTACATCAGTACAGAAATTTCTGAATGTTCTTCAGACTGCATGATGATGCCGCAAAGGGCTGAAAGCTAAATGTCAGCTGacagacaaaataaattcatttctggAGGCATTTGGGTCTAATTCGTCTGTCCCCTACCATCCCCTCCATTGGTATTATTTATTGGCTGTGGAGCACCAGAGTTGCCTGAAGGTTCCATCAGTCACTTGTCCTGCCCGCCTCTGTGCTCGGGATCACCTTGGAGAAATGACTGAGTGCTGTCAGCCTGCCGCTGGcattcagatttgtttttttctacagcCATCAAAAAGAATAATGGCGCAACCGAAGAGAAATGTTTTGTAATGGTTTGATATGGAAACAGAGCTTTATAAGGGCCCTGAAagttttccctgctgttttttCCTATTGTACGGCTTTGAATGAGGGATGGGGGTATTGTCATGACAATGCACATTTTATTCACATTTATCCGTGGGTTTTGTTGttataggttttttttagtGATTGATTAGTTTCACTAATTCTACGTTcataaatttaataataaaattagtGAAAATTCTGGTCAGCGTGGTGAGAAACTCCCAACTTTCCCCCATCCAGGCTGAACCAAGGCATTGCAAGTGACGGTCAGATAGCCAGTACTGGGAAAAACAAACGACTGTACTTGTATAGAGCGTGCTGTACCGCGGCTCCAGTTCAGACAGGCTATGCTGTCATCTCGACGAGCAACAACCCCCGCTTCTCTGCggctgctctctgctggggctgcggggcctTCCCCTGCGGCCTCTAGGAAACACACCGCCAGCCGCCCACGGGGGCTGACCCCGCGCCCCGCGGGGTTTAGGAACGGGCATTCAGAACCAGGATCCCACAGACGCAGGTCACACCGCCCGGGCACTCAGCCCAACGCCCCTCCCGGATGCCGCCGCTCCGCCCCTTCCGCCGCTCGCGCTCGCCGCTTCCTGCCGGGGATGGGGTGGCTGcgggggccgccgccgccgccggagGGAGGCAGGGCGCGCAGGAGCCGCTGCCGCCCCGGAGCTGGGCGCTGCGGCACGGCCGCTCGGCGCTGCTGAGGTGAgcggggcgcggcgcggcggtGGAGATGGGGCCGCGGGAGAAGGGGGGCTCCGCGGCGGTCTCCGCATCGCCTGCCCCGAGGCTCGCGTCGTCCGTGGGTGCCGGAGCCCGTCCGGCCGCGGGGGAGCGTCCCCAGCCCCGTGGCTGCCGATGCGGCTGTGGGAGGCGGCGGGCAGCGCTCGCGGGCTGCGCGGCGGCGGAACGGCTGCGCGGCGGGCGGGCTGCTCCCGGCGGGGGCCTGCGTGCGGGGCTCCGAGGGCGGCTGGGTGGTGGGTACAGGGCTCTGAGGACGCGGGCTCGGGAAACGGCAGCACGGGAAGGTGCTGTTGTGCTGTTAGAGCCCCTCGCGAAATGGGGGCGGCCGCCGGTGCCGGGCGGATTTTGGGGGGTTAAGGCCGAGAGCTGAGAAAGTTGTGTCTGTGGCACTGTCATCCATCCCTGGGAGCGCGTTGGGTGGCTGTCACAGCTCAGAGACGAAccgctggggctgctgctctttgAAAAATACGGTAAGTTTGGGATGccagagcagtgcttacacatGAGGAAATGATGTGCAGGTTTGGAACAAGCGAAAATGTGAAATCATCATGTTTTACATGCTGggtttttcttgctgtgtgttCCCCCAGAAGCGCAGTTAAAAGCGCAGCACGGCCTGGGAGCTGCCATCCCTCGGGGTCCATATCACCGCTGCTCCTCGCGCACAGCTCGGTGCTGCACCCACTAATGGCTGAGGTCCGTGAGCTGTGCCGCCTTATATGTGATAATCGCAGCTTCCAAAAGCTTCTGATTTCTTGCgtgttttaatgcatttaaagtGAGGAAG is part of the Numida meleagris isolate 19003 breed g44 Domestic line chromosome 5, NumMel1.0, whole genome shotgun sequence genome and harbors:
- the LOC110399897 gene encoding dual specificity protein phosphatase 13-like, whose product is MSGEEVLGPSGSPGPGTCMGDIPSLKELEQLLNTGRPSCNHVDEVWPNLFLGDLVTAHNRFVLWKMGVTHVLNAAHGTVYSHGGQDFYGATIDYYGVPAHDLPSFDISQFFFSAAEFIHKALNTPGAKILVHCAVGVSRSASLVLAYLMINHHLPLIEAIKTVKEHRWISPNRGFLKHLRNLDVQLRQKKGC